Genomic DNA from Enterococcus saccharolyticus subsp. saccharolyticus:
TAAAAGTGATAGGATCTAATTGATTGGCACGCATAGTTTCTTCATAGGCGATACGTCGGCGTTTTGCCGGTGTTTCTAAATTAATCGGTCCATTTGTATGGACGATTTTTTTTGCGCCCATGTTAATTAAACGAGTGGTTGCTAAGACACCACCAGCGTAATTATCTGATTCAATGACTGGAATATCTTCATTCATTATCCGATCAATAGCAACAATTGGTAAATTGGCATATTTGTACTCTTTAATGCCTTGGTTATGTGTCCCCACAATTAAGCCATCCACTTGTTCTGAAAGCAATTGATTTAAGTAATCTGTCTCTTTTTCAGGATCATTCATTGAATTTCCGATAAGGACTTTAAATCCTTCTTGATACAATTTTTTTTCGAGAGCTTCAATCAGTTCGCCAAAGAAAGGATTGGCAACGGTTGGAAAAAGCAAGCCAATGATATTGGTTTGTTTTTTATATAGCTGTCTTGCAACAACATTGGGTTGATAATTTAATTGCTCCATCGCAGCATGGACTTTGTCGATTGTTTCTTGACTTAAATAGCCTCGCTTGTTTAAGACACGAGAAACAGTTGTTTTGGATACTTTTGCTAATTTCGCAACATCTTCTAATTTAGGTTTCATAGGCGAATCCTTTCTATGTCGATTTACTCAATATATCTATTGTAATGGATATTGTGCTAAAGCGATAGCAAAATAGAAACTTCATGACTTTTGCCATGAAGTTTCTATTTGCTTATTCTTGTGTTTGCCGTAAGCCTAATGCAAAGTTTCCTAATGTTGCAGAACCATTGTTTTGGATTAACGGTTGTGTAATAAATTGCTCTAATGGCGGTAATTCTACGTAGTCATGAAACATCTCGGTCACATATTGACGAACTTGACTTAAAAGGGTCTCATTAATGACACTACCACCAAATACAATTTTATCTGGACGAGTAATAAGCGTTGCTTGAATAACAGCTTGCGCCAGGTAATACGCTAAAATATCCCATACCGGATCAGTTAAAGGCACAGTTTCACCTTTTTTGCCTAAACGTGCTTCAAAAGTTGGTCCTGCTACAAGCCCTTCTAAACAATCCCCATGGAACGGGCAAATACCTTTGAAATCTAAATCATGTTCGTGGCGTTTGACAAAAGTATGGCCCATTTCTGGATGACCGCTGCCGCCAAGCAAATGCCCATCAATGACGGCACCACCACCGACACCAGTCCCTACGGTATAGTAGACCAGTGAATGGATTTTTTCATTGCTTAAGGTAGACATGATGTATTCACCATAAGCAGATCCATTTACATCTGTTGTCCAAGAAGTTGGGACATCAAAAGCTGCACGAATTTGTCCTAGTACATCCGTATTAGCCCAACCTTGTTTAGGTGTACTGGTAATGTAACCATATTTCGGTGAACTTTTACGAATTTCGATGGGACCAAATGAAGCAATTCCTAGTGCATCTAAATCAAATTGTTTAAAATATGCAATTGTTTTTTGAATGGTTTCTTCCGGCGTTGTCGTTGGAATGGTACATTGATCTTGGATGCGATAGTCCTCATCACCAACTGCACAAACAAATTTCGTTCCACCGGCTTCAATACTTCCGATTAACATCGCTTATTCCCCCTTATGGATATGTGACAGCATCAGCTTTTAATTGATACACAGTACTTTCTACGCTTGTTTCATTAGCAGTTGTAAGATAAACAGCTGGCTTACTTTCTGAATAGTAGCGTTCTGTAAAGACGGTTTCGCCATCATTAATGAAGATTTCCACTGAACTAGTATCGATAAATAAATGATATTTAAGCGTATCATTCGCTTGAATGGTTCCATAGCG
This window encodes:
- the scrK gene encoding fructokinase ScrK; its protein translation is MLIGSIEAGGTKFVCAVGDEDYRIQDQCTIPTTTPEETIQKTIAYFKQFDLDALGIASFGPIEIRKSSPKYGYITSTPKQGWANTDVLGQIRAAFDVPTSWTTDVNGSAYGEYIMSTLSNEKIHSLVYYTVGTGVGGGAVIDGHLLGGSGHPEMGHTFVKRHEHDLDFKGICPFHGDCLEGLVAGPTFEARLGKKGETVPLTDPVWDILAYYLAQAVIQATLITRPDKIVFGGSVINETLLSQVRQYVTEMFHDYVELPPLEQFITQPLIQNNGSATLGNFALGLRQTQE
- a CDS encoding LacI family DNA-binding transcriptional regulator, yielding MKPKLEDVAKLAKVSKTTVSRVLNKRGYLSQETIDKVHAAMEQLNYQPNVVARQLYKKQTNIIGLLFPTVANPFFGELIEALEKKLYQEGFKVLIGNSMNDPEKETDYLNQLLSEQVDGLIVGTHNQGIKEYKYANLPIVAIDRIMNEDIPVIESDNYAGGVLATTRLINMGAKKIVHTNGPINLETPAKRRRIAYEETMRANQLDPITFTLDFNIPYDEKKRLFHELFETYPDVEAIFASNDVDAALILQVAQELKRRVPEDLLVIGYDGTTITRSILPNLTTIIQPIDDIATTAIQVLKQRLKKEATDTEYILPISLWEGTTSQK